In one Pseudomonas sp. R84 genomic region, the following are encoded:
- a CDS encoding alpha/beta hydrolase — protein sequence MRTTADLKLAVAILVQNISTTNSHHRVVSSTLVFTAWRRSPAGEFASFLRQALRRPAAQARFDVIRSESSKIDLLDASTDLKNKLDTLSVENASVKELVKQANFRSVVLHSTTQKARQDLARRSTKSGQSNGRQVARAPVVGTVVNPRSKAGGEKPVKFPAEKVTRVFRDDSASSPIGHKATVRSPERLAYKQPSAKRSVEVNQRFTTHRLHFGTDRLLNLSPAGAATFGDSRGDGKVTYGVANVSIPSVHKEGALERPRRSFLILSRLEEDPNKHIVIHTLTPLELSDWCRCARLEEGEGLLFIHGYNVSFNEAIWRAAQICHDLKFVGTMLCYSWSSSGKVLDYAADEATIDWSQEHLRKFLTEVTTNLGLSCLHIVAHSMGNRALLAVLESWQNEPGHTPINQIVLAAPDIDAGRFKQISKVFKKYEQVTLYASQADKAILASTKIHKHKRAGNAEPPIVLDGLSTIDVSVAGADMFGLGHSYFATSKTVFRDLYYIIKQRFTPELRAGITLDELGYYKLS from the coding sequence ATGCGTACGACTGCAGACCTCAAGCTGGCCGTTGCGATTCTGGTTCAGAATATCTCGACAACCAATTCGCACCATAGGGTTGTTAGCTCTACTCTTGTGTTTACCGCGTGGCGCAGATCGCCAGCAGGGGAGTTCGCCAGTTTTCTTAGACAGGCCTTGCGCCGACCTGCTGCGCAAGCTCGTTTCGATGTCATCCGTAGCGAAAGCAGCAAAATCGATCTGCTGGATGCGTCTACTGACCTGAAAAACAAGCTTGACACCCTTTCTGTCGAAAATGCATCAGTCAAAGAGCTAGTGAAGCAAGCCAATTTCCGTAGTGTGGTGCTGCACTCCACGACCCAGAAAGCACGTCAAGACCTAGCGCGGCGATCTACGAAATCCGGTCAAAGCAATGGAAGGCAGGTGGCGCGTGCTCCTGTAGTTGGAACCGTCGTTAATCCTAGGTCTAAGGCAGGAGGTGAGAAGCCGGTCAAATTTCCTGCTGAGAAGGTGACGAGAGTCTTCAGAGATGACTCGGCTTCGTCTCCGATAGGACACAAGGCCACAGTTCGATCGCCTGAACGATTAGCCTATAAGCAGCCTTCCGCCAAGCGCTCCGTGGAGGTCAATCAGCGGTTCACCACGCATAGGCTCCACTTTGGGACAGACCGGCTCTTGAACCTTAGTCCAGCGGGCGCCGCGACATTTGGTGATTCGCGAGGAGACGGTAAAGTGACCTACGGGGTAGCAAACGTCTCCATCCCCAGTGTGCACAAGGAAGGGGCTCTGGAGCGGCCTCGACGTAGTTTTTTGATTCTGTCGCGGTTAGAGGAAGATCCCAATAAACACATCGTCATTCATACTCTGACGCCACTGGAACTCAGTGACTGGTGTCGATGCGCGAGGCTTGAAGAGGGTGAGGGGCTGCTGTTCATCCATGGCTACAACGTCAGTTTCAACGAGGCAATCTGGCGTGCGGCACAGATCTGTCATGACCTGAAGTTCGTAGGGACAATGCTCTGTTACAGCTGGTCATCTAGCGGGAAGGTTCTGGATTACGCTGCTGACGAAGCCACCATTGATTGGTCTCAGGAGCACCTTCGTAAATTCTTGACTGAAGTCACGACCAACTTGGGGTTGAGCTGCCTTCATATCGTTGCGCACAGCATGGGTAATCGCGCGCTACTGGCGGTTCTAGAAAGCTGGCAAAATGAGCCTGGTCACACGCCCATCAACCAGATTGTGTTAGCTGCTCCCGACATCGATGCGGGTAGATTCAAGCAGATTTCAAAGGTCTTCAAAAAATATGAGCAGGTTACTTTGTATGCCTCTCAAGCTGACAAGGCAATTCTCGCTTCGACGAAGATCCACAAGCACAAACGCGCTGGCAACGCGGAGCCGCCTATCGTTCTAGATGGTTTGTCCACCATCGATGTGTCAGTGGCTGGTGCTGATATGTTTGGCTTAGGGCACAGCTACTTCGCGACATCAAAAACGGTCTTTCGCGATCTTTATTACATCATCAAGCAACGTTTCACCCCTGAGCTACGAGCTGGAATTACGTTGGACGAATTGGGTTACTACAAGCTCAGTTAA
- a CDS encoding CHAT domain-containing protein, giving the protein MSIDLYQRQVATCQKNIAKLQADKGKAAAKAADAQKKQGDALAAARRTTSQPTIKAKHRDADRYSSDHAKAMAEIAKLDSKIASEQKKQLDSQHRLDQEVAKQRKKHLAGQKKSEAESKKQAIAQKREDQAHELRMRKVDAGLARHEILHAQTALQLQILQALPERITVLFFSADPGRSTSSALALDEEVRLIERNIRLSKHRDAIDFQTRWAVRPSDILQAINELEPTVVHFSGHGTSDDELVLLDELGEPKLIRKEAIVRAISTHNNSIKLVFFNSCFSYNQAEACAGNISAAVGMNKAIGDLAARVFAAQFYSGIGFGLSIPKAFAQAQAALMMEDMDQGDIPELYQGTTCTEGDLTLVRPPASPGN; this is encoded by the coding sequence ATGAGCATCGATTTGTACCAACGGCAGGTAGCTACCTGCCAGAAGAACATCGCCAAACTACAGGCTGACAAGGGGAAGGCAGCCGCCAAGGCGGCTGATGCCCAGAAGAAACAGGGTGACGCACTCGCCGCGGCCAGGCGCACCACTAGCCAGCCTACAATCAAGGCAAAGCATCGGGACGCTGACCGCTACAGCAGCGACCATGCCAAGGCTATGGCTGAGATTGCGAAACTCGACAGCAAGATTGCCAGCGAGCAGAAAAAGCAACTCGACTCCCAGCACCGGCTTGACCAAGAGGTTGCCAAGCAGCGAAAGAAGCATCTCGCTGGTCAGAAAAAAAGTGAAGCCGAGTCTAAGAAGCAAGCCATCGCTCAAAAGCGCGAGGATCAGGCCCACGAGCTTAGAATGCGTAAGGTAGACGCGGGGCTTGCCCGGCACGAGATCCTGCATGCTCAGACCGCTCTGCAGCTGCAGATACTTCAGGCTTTGCCCGAGCGGATCACTGTACTGTTTTTCTCGGCTGACCCTGGGCGCAGTACCTCCAGCGCGTTGGCGCTCGATGAAGAGGTCAGGCTCATCGAGCGAAATATCAGGCTCTCCAAGCATCGAGACGCCATCGATTTCCAGACCCGCTGGGCTGTACGACCCTCTGACATACTCCAGGCGATCAACGAGCTTGAGCCTACCGTCGTTCACTTCAGCGGGCACGGCACCAGTGACGACGAATTGGTATTGCTCGACGAGTTAGGAGAGCCGAAGCTGATTCGCAAGGAGGCTATCGTACGGGCGATCTCGACCCACAACAATTCGATAAAGCTCGTGTTTTTTAACAGCTGCTTTTCGTACAACCAAGCAGAGGCGTGTGCCGGTAACATCAGCGCGGCAGTAGGAATGAACAAGGCAATTGGGGATCTGGCGGCGAGAGTATTCGCCGCCCAGTTTTACTCTGGCATCGGCTTTGGTCTCTCGATACCTAAAGCCTTTGCCCAAGCGCAAGCAGCCTTGATGATGGAGGATATGGATCAAGGCGATATCCCGGAGCTTTATCAGGGCACCACTTGCACAGAGGGAGACCTGACGCTGGTCAGGCCCCCAGCGAGTCCAGGCAACTGA
- a CDS encoding tyrosine-type recombinase/integrase, with protein sequence MIKGIRVVHPAQAKQAAPLLLTHLEQAVKWLEAEAAAALDRGDYKTLLRHRRSVAMVLIGFWRGFRGDELARLTVENTKAYSGEGITFFLPHTKGDRLHEGTTFQTPALTMLCPVEAYINWITVAGLAKGPVFRRLDRWGNLADKAIQPHSLIPMLRRIFKEAGLPEELYSAHSMRRGFATWASANGWDIKGLMTYVGWKDMKSALRYVDAGASFGGLAANASPGRLGAS encoded by the coding sequence ATGATTAAGGGCATCCGTGTCGTGCATCCCGCCCAGGCCAAGCAGGCCGCGCCCCTCCTACTCACGCATCTCGAACAAGCCGTGAAATGGTTGGAGGCAGAAGCCGCCGCCGCGCTCGACCGCGGTGACTACAAGACGCTCCTGCGCCACCGTCGCTCGGTGGCAATGGTGCTGATCGGATTCTGGCGGGGATTCCGCGGGGATGAGTTGGCCAGACTTACAGTGGAAAACACCAAAGCCTATAGCGGTGAAGGCATCACGTTCTTCCTGCCGCACACCAAGGGTGACCGCCTGCACGAAGGGACAACCTTTCAAACGCCGGCGCTGACGATGCTGTGTCCGGTCGAGGCCTATATCAACTGGATTACCGTTGCAGGTCTCGCGAAGGGCCCTGTCTTCCGCCGTCTGGATCGCTGGGGAAATCTTGCGGACAAGGCCATCCAACCACACAGCCTGATTCCGATGTTGCGACGGATCTTCAAGGAAGCCGGGCTGCCTGAAGAGCTGTACAGCGCCCACTCGATGCGACGGGGCTTCGCAACCTGGGCGTCTGCCAATGGATGGGACATCAAAGGGCTGATGACCTATGTGGGATGGAAGGATATGAAGTCGGCGCTTCGTTATGTCGATGCGGGCGCATCGTTTGGCGGCCTGGCTGCAAATGCTTCTCCCGGGCGCTTGGGGGCATCCTGA
- a CDS encoding cupin domain-containing protein, whose amino-acid sequence MREAKAGDIIKTLDLQPHLEGGYFRRTYQADHRDPLETPSGPRYLMTSIYYLLDQQSPVGQFHFNRSDILHYFHLGDAIEYSLIHANGSLQTLVMGTDILAGQLLQLHVPGGIWKASRLLEGENGFGLISEAVSPGFDFADMEMGDRQKLTLQFPQHRTLIEKLTRDER is encoded by the coding sequence ATGCGTGAAGCCAAAGCTGGAGACATTATTAAAACGCTGGATCTGCAGCCTCATCTCGAAGGTGGCTATTTCCGTAGAACCTATCAGGCCGATCATCGCGACCCACTCGAAACCCCCAGCGGCCCACGGTATCTGATGACCTCGATTTACTATCTGCTGGATCAGCAATCACCGGTGGGCCAGTTTCATTTCAATCGATCCGACATCCTGCATTATTTCCACCTGGGCGACGCCATTGAGTACAGCCTGATTCATGCTAACGGCTCATTGCAGACATTGGTGATGGGCACCGACATTCTGGCAGGACAGCTTTTGCAATTACACGTACCGGGTGGAATATGGAAAGCTTCGCGGTTGCTCGAAGGCGAAAACGGATTTGGGCTGATCAGCGAAGCCGTTTCGCCAGGGTTTGATTTTGCCGATATGGAAATGGGTGATCGGCAGAAACTTACGCTGCAATTTCCACAGCATCGAACGCTGATTGAAAAGCTGACGCGTGATGAGCGTTGA
- a CDS encoding DUF1330 domain-containing protein, with product MKNLKVMVIAMAGLAFFAAGSCRVMASDDHAAAAPAYYVAEFEVTDPEGMKPYSAQVESTFKPYGGHFIVRGGKTISLEGEAPKRRRVVIEFASVEKAQAWYNSVEYTELRKVRQRSARTDVYLIEGVPAQ from the coding sequence ATGAAAAATTTAAAAGTGATGGTAATTGCAATGGCGGGACTGGCGTTTTTTGCGGCGGGCAGTTGTCGCGTGATGGCTTCGGACGACCACGCGGCAGCAGCACCGGCCTACTATGTCGCCGAGTTTGAAGTAACCGATCCCGAGGGGATGAAGCCTTACAGTGCACAGGTCGAATCAACCTTCAAACCCTATGGCGGACATTTCATCGTGCGCGGCGGAAAGACCATCTCGCTTGAAGGTGAAGCGCCAAAGCGACGCCGTGTTGTCATCGAGTTCGCCAGCGTCGAAAAAGCCCAGGCTTGGTACAACTCAGTGGAATACACGGAACTGAGGAAAGTCCGCCAGCGTTCAGCCAGAACGGATGTCTACCTGATCGAGGGAGTACCGGCGCAATAG
- a CDS encoding antibiotic biosynthesis monooxygenase encodes MKGKRFLGVIALAGLLAGQALAAEENGLVVRIAQLEIDPAQVAAYQAAVKEEITESTRTEPGVISIYAVAEVDRPNWFHFFEIYASDSAYRSHIESPHFKKYAVTTQSMIVSKRLIESTPIELSPRPGP; translated from the coding sequence ATGAAAGGTAAACGTTTTTTAGGAGTGATCGCATTGGCTGGATTACTGGCAGGACAAGCCCTGGCCGCCGAGGAAAATGGCTTGGTTGTGCGCATCGCGCAACTCGAAATCGATCCTGCACAGGTTGCGGCCTATCAAGCCGCAGTCAAGGAGGAGATCACAGAGTCGACTCGAACAGAGCCGGGCGTCATATCAATCTACGCTGTCGCCGAAGTCGACCGCCCAAACTGGTTTCATTTCTTCGAAATCTACGCCAGCGACTCGGCATACCGAAGCCATATCGAATCGCCGCACTTCAAAAAGTACGCCGTTACCACGCAGTCGATGATTGTGTCGAAACGCTTGATTGAATCCACACCAATCGAACTTAGCCCCCGGCCTGGCCCGTAA
- a CDS encoding membrane-bound PQQ-dependent dehydrogenase, glucose/quinate/shikimate family, which produces MLESNPSKARMMTVIALGIIILLAGLFMLAGGSYLITLGGSWYFALAGLGMTLGGLQLVRRRASGAVVFLLVFLASIVWSVWDVGFAFWPLFSRMVALAVLALLVLLAMPWLRNGDKSLISKIAYAGAAVVAVALGATFYAALQPQPIQTAEGTSAPVAGKAVGLVEPAADWRYFGRTPSGTRHAALDQINPQNVSDLKVAWTYRTGEIPQGREGHVVTPLHVNGVLYGCTQSSQLFALDADTGKEIWRHNPNVQANNVYPRCRGVGYHDATTEVSTVDVQIPVTACSRRIISTTVDARIVAVDAQTGKTCDDFGDHGSVSLRSGMGSPDQNLYFPTAAPTVVRNLVVVGGLVWDNQKTGEPSGVVRAFDVHTGKLIWAWDLGNPGILREPPEGQSYTAGTPNVWSTPAFDDELGLIYLPTGNATPDFWGGHRTAADDRYSSSIVALDIATGRELWHFQTVHHDLWDYDVPSQPALYEVPDGQGGTLPALIQTTKRGQIFMLDRRTGTPIAEVEERQVPQGGVADDRLSPTQPYSVGMPAMGTEPLSEKRMWGLTPLDQLICRIDFRKARYEGEFTPPNERLTLQYPSWLGGMNWGSVSVAENLGYMIVNDTRVATWSRMIPRKAYDDAGTTGGGHEGNAPQAGTPWGIEMGRFLSPLGIPCQEPPYGTISAIDLATRKVAWSMPLGTTEQTGPSGIATHLPMPIGMPTRGGPITTSSGLVFIAAAQDYYIRAFDVRSGKELWKGRLPVGAEATPMTYVSPKSGRQYLVVSAGGNSATTQKGDYVVAYALPQ; this is translated from the coding sequence ATGTTGGAATCGAATCCATCCAAAGCAAGAATGATGACGGTGATTGCATTGGGCATCATCATCCTGCTGGCTGGGTTATTCATGTTAGCGGGCGGCAGCTATCTCATTACCTTGGGCGGCTCCTGGTACTTCGCGCTTGCGGGTCTCGGCATGACGCTCGGTGGTTTGCAATTGGTTCGCCGTCGAGCTTCGGGGGCCGTCGTTTTCCTTTTAGTTTTCCTTGCTTCCATCGTCTGGTCGGTATGGGACGTTGGCTTCGCGTTCTGGCCGCTGTTTTCCCGCATGGTAGCGCTGGCAGTGTTAGCGCTGTTGGTATTGCTGGCAATGCCGTGGCTGCGCAATGGCGACAAATCTTTGATCAGCAAAATCGCTTACGCAGGTGCCGCCGTGGTGGCCGTTGCCTTAGGCGCTACGTTTTATGCAGCCCTGCAACCGCAACCCATCCAGACTGCAGAAGGAACTTCAGCCCCTGTTGCTGGCAAGGCCGTGGGCCTCGTCGAACCTGCTGCGGATTGGCGTTACTTCGGGCGCACCCCGTCAGGTACGCGTCACGCTGCGCTGGATCAGATCAACCCGCAAAACGTATCTGATTTGAAAGTTGCCTGGACGTACCGCACTGGAGAGATTCCGCAAGGCAGGGAAGGGCACGTTGTCACACCGCTTCACGTTAACGGCGTGCTTTATGGCTGTACGCAGTCGAGCCAGTTATTCGCTCTGGACGCTGATACGGGGAAAGAGATCTGGCGCCACAACCCGAATGTACAGGCAAACAACGTGTATCCGCGCTGCCGTGGAGTGGGTTATCACGATGCCACGACCGAGGTTTCAACCGTTGACGTTCAGATACCCGTAACAGCCTGCTCGCGCCGGATCATTTCAACGACCGTCGACGCTCGAATTGTTGCCGTCGACGCGCAAACGGGAAAAACCTGCGACGATTTCGGAGATCACGGCAGCGTCAGTCTGCGTAGCGGGATGGGCAGTCCTGATCAGAACCTCTACTTCCCGACAGCAGCTCCAACCGTCGTGCGCAATCTAGTGGTGGTCGGGGGACTGGTGTGGGATAACCAGAAAACGGGTGAACCCTCGGGTGTCGTTCGTGCCTTTGACGTCCATACGGGCAAGCTCATTTGGGCGTGGGATTTGGGCAATCCAGGCATCCTGCGTGAACCACCAGAAGGCCAGAGCTACACAGCGGGAACGCCCAATGTCTGGTCGACCCCGGCGTTCGACGATGAACTGGGTCTGATCTATCTTCCAACCGGCAACGCCACTCCCGACTTTTGGGGCGGCCACAGGACTGCGGCGGATGATCGTTATTCTTCATCAATCGTAGCGCTGGATATTGCCACTGGGCGTGAGCTTTGGCACTTCCAGACAGTGCATCATGACCTTTGGGATTACGACGTGCCGTCGCAACCAGCGCTGTATGAAGTGCCGGACGGTCAGGGTGGAACGCTACCAGCGCTGATTCAAACTACCAAGCGCGGCCAGATCTTCATGCTGGATCGACGTACCGGCACGCCGATCGCTGAAGTCGAAGAGCGCCAGGTTCCGCAAGGAGGCGTTGCAGATGATCGTCTATCTCCCACGCAACCGTATTCGGTTGGAATGCCGGCCATGGGTACAGAACCCCTCAGCGAAAAACGCATGTGGGGGCTGACACCTTTAGATCAACTGATCTGCAGGATCGACTTTCGCAAGGCGCGGTACGAAGGCGAGTTCACCCCACCCAATGAACGCCTGACCCTGCAGTATCCGAGTTGGTTAGGCGGTATGAATTGGGGTTCTGTTTCCGTTGCCGAGAACCTGGGTTACATGATCGTCAATGACACCAGAGTTGCCACCTGGAGTCGGATGATTCCCCGTAAAGCCTATGATGACGCAGGCACAACAGGTGGCGGCCATGAGGGCAACGCTCCCCAAGCGGGTACACCATGGGGTATCGAGATGGGGCGTTTTCTGTCTCCCTTGGGAATCCCTTGCCAAGAGCCTCCATACGGCACGATCAGCGCGATTGATTTGGCGACGCGTAAGGTCGCCTGGTCTATGCCGTTGGGAACGACCGAGCAAACTGGCCCATCGGGAATCGCTACTCACCTTCCTATGCCGATCGGCATGCCAACTCGCGGTGGGCCAATTACCACCTCCAGTGGATTGGTATTTATCGCGGCAGCGCAGGACTATTACATCCGAGCTTTTGATGTTCGTAGCGGCAAAGAGCTGTGGAAAGGGCGGTTGCCTGTCGGGGCCGAGGCAACACCGATGACGTACGTTTCGCCAAAAAGTGGCCGACAATATTTAGTCGTCAGCGCTGGCGGTAATTCAGCCACGACGCAGAAGGGTGATTACGTCGTGGCGTATGCGCTGCCGCAGTGA
- a CDS encoding glucose 1-dehydrogenase — protein sequence MNFAFENRVALITGAASGIGLATAKAFAQAGAAVALADVDGDAANAAAEALVKAGHRAIGIRCDVAQIDQVEAMVQEVIATFGRLDAAFNNAGIQNLLAETADATVEDYDKVMSVNLRGVWSCMKFELEHMRRQGSGTIVNCSSLGGLIGGAERANYHAAKHGVIGLTKSAALEYAARNIRVNAVCPGLIWTPMVDQMVAAGQGEALEGMTRAVPMGRHGKPEEIADAVLWLSSSASSYVTGQSISVDGGFVMR from the coding sequence ATGAACTTCGCATTTGAAAATAGAGTCGCCCTGATTACTGGCGCCGCCTCCGGTATCGGGCTGGCAACGGCCAAGGCATTCGCCCAGGCTGGCGCTGCCGTCGCGTTGGCCGATGTCGATGGCGACGCGGCCAATGCTGCCGCTGAGGCCTTGGTGAAGGCCGGTCATCGAGCCATCGGGATCCGCTGCGATGTCGCGCAAATCGACCAGGTCGAAGCCATGGTGCAAGAAGTCATCGCAACGTTCGGTCGCCTCGATGCTGCCTTCAATAATGCCGGTATCCAGAACCTTCTTGCAGAAACCGCTGATGCCACAGTGGAGGATTACGACAAAGTAATGTCGGTTAACCTTCGCGGCGTTTGGAGCTGCATGAAGTTTGAGCTGGAGCACATGCGCCGCCAAGGTAGCGGCACCATCGTCAACTGCTCGTCTCTGGGCGGACTGATCGGGGGTGCCGAACGTGCCAACTACCACGCTGCCAAGCATGGAGTGATAGGGCTGACCAAAAGTGCAGCATTGGAATATGCAGCTCGGAATATTCGCGTCAACGCGGTTTGCCCAGGGCTGATCTGGACGCCGATGGTCGATCAGATGGTCGCGGCCGGGCAGGGCGAGGCGCTTGAGGGCATGACCAGAGCGGTGCCAATGGGGCGGCATGGCAAGCCGGAAGAGATCGCCGACGCGGTTCTCTGGTTAAGCAGTAGCGCCTCCAGTTATGTCACAGGCCAGTCCATTTCAGTGGATGGCGGATTCGTTATGCGGTGA
- a CDS encoding MFS transporter, producing the protein MSQTSIATTKQPGLGEGSQQGEREHGLSILLILSALLAFASISTDLYLPGMPGMAADLHADGGTMELTISGYLAGFSVGQLFWGPFSDRFGRRLPVALGCLLFIAGSAGCALSTSGTTLIAWRLVQAFGACANVVLARAMVRDLYEGQRAAQKMSTLMTVMAIAPLAGPTVGGQILHLWSWHAIFWTLVLLGGATLTSLLWLPETLPPVRRVIAGTTWADWGGVAALDLRLFSIRIGHRFRAGQRDHWCAQLSP; encoded by the coding sequence GTGAGCCAGACCAGCATTGCAACGACAAAGCAACCGGGTCTAGGCGAAGGCAGCCAGCAAGGCGAGCGAGAGCACGGCTTGAGCATCCTGCTGATCCTCAGCGCGCTGCTCGCGTTTGCATCCATCTCCACGGATCTCTATTTGCCTGGGATGCCCGGGATGGCTGCCGACCTGCATGCGGACGGCGGCACGATGGAGTTGACCATCAGCGGTTACCTGGCGGGCTTCAGTGTGGGGCAGCTTTTCTGGGGGCCGTTCAGCGACCGGTTTGGCAGAAGACTACCCGTAGCACTTGGCTGCCTGTTGTTCATAGCCGGTTCTGCTGGCTGTGCACTCTCGACCAGCGGGACAACCCTGATCGCCTGGCGCCTGGTTCAAGCATTTGGCGCTTGTGCGAATGTGGTACTTGCACGCGCCATGGTGCGGGATTTGTATGAAGGTCAGCGGGCCGCACAGAAGATGTCGACGCTGATGACAGTCATGGCAATCGCACCGCTCGCGGGGCCGACAGTGGGTGGACAGATTCTCCATCTGTGGTCGTGGCACGCGATCTTTTGGACATTGGTGCTATTGGGTGGAGCGACACTGACGAGTTTGCTTTGGTTGCCAGAGACATTACCGCCGGTGCGCCGCGTTATTGCTGGTACCACGTGGGCAGATTGGGGGGGGGTTGCCGCTCTTGATCTGCGGCTGTTTTCTATTCGTATCGGCCACCGGTTTCGTGCTGGCCAACGCGATCACTGGTGCGCTCAACTGTCTCCCTGA